The Hymenobacter baengnokdamensis genome includes a region encoding these proteins:
- the lpdA gene encoding dihydrolipoyl dehydrogenase, which translates to MALQFDLVVIGSGPGGYVAAIRAAQLGLKVGVVERESLGGICLNWGCIPTKALLKTAQVYEYLQHAQDYGLTVKEAGFDFEAIIKRSRGVADGMSKGINFLFKKNKIETVMGTGKLLAPGKVEVTRADGTKETVQAKSIILATGARARQLPNLPIDDKKIIGYRKAMTPDSLPKSMVVVGSGAIGVEFAYFYRSLGTEVTIVEYLPRIVPVEDEEVSRQMEKSYKKLGINILTNAEVTKVDTSGAGCQVFIKTAKGEQQIACDVVLSAVGVQTNLENLGLEELGIKTERGRILVDNFYQTNVPGIFAIGDIVPGPALAHVASAEGIICVEKITGHNPEPLNYQNIPGCTYAQPEIASVGLTEAEAKAKGYDIRVGKFPFSASGKAAAAGVKDGFVKVIFDKKYGEWLGAHMIGANVTEMIAEVVVARKLETTGHEIIKAVHPHPTMSEAIMEATAAAYDEVIHL; encoded by the coding sequence ATGGCATTGCAATTTGACCTGGTAGTAATTGGCTCGGGGCCCGGTGGGTACGTGGCCGCCATCCGCGCCGCGCAGCTTGGGCTGAAGGTAGGCGTGGTCGAGCGCGAGTCGCTGGGCGGCATCTGCCTCAACTGGGGCTGCATCCCGACTAAGGCGCTGCTTAAAACCGCCCAGGTGTACGAATACCTCCAGCACGCCCAGGACTACGGCCTGACGGTGAAGGAGGCCGGCTTCGATTTCGAGGCCATTATCAAGCGCAGCCGGGGCGTGGCCGACGGCATGAGCAAGGGCATCAACTTTCTGTTTAAGAAAAACAAAATCGAAACCGTCATGGGCACCGGCAAGCTGCTGGCCCCTGGCAAGGTGGAAGTAACCCGCGCCGATGGCACCAAGGAAACCGTGCAGGCCAAGAGCATTATTCTGGCTACCGGTGCCCGCGCCCGCCAGCTGCCCAACCTGCCGATTGACGATAAAAAGATAATCGGCTACCGCAAGGCCATGACCCCCGACAGCCTGCCCAAAAGCATGGTGGTAGTGGGCTCGGGCGCCATCGGCGTCGAGTTTGCCTACTTCTACCGCTCGCTCGGCACCGAAGTTACCATTGTCGAGTACCTGCCGCGCATCGTGCCGGTAGAGGACGAGGAAGTGTCGCGGCAGATGGAGAAATCCTACAAAAAGCTGGGCATCAACATCCTGACCAACGCCGAAGTAACCAAGGTAGATACCAGCGGCGCGGGCTGCCAGGTGTTTATCAAAACGGCCAAGGGCGAGCAGCAGATTGCCTGCGACGTGGTGCTGAGCGCCGTGGGCGTGCAAACCAACCTCGAAAACCTGGGCCTCGAAGAACTGGGCATCAAAACCGAGCGCGGCCGTATTCTGGTCGATAACTTCTACCAGACCAACGTACCCGGTATATTCGCCATTGGCGATATTGTGCCCGGCCCCGCGCTGGCGCACGTTGCCTCAGCCGAAGGCATTATCTGCGTGGAGAAAATCACGGGCCACAACCCCGAGCCCCTCAACTACCAGAACATTCCCGGCTGCACCTACGCCCAGCCCGAGATTGCCAGTGTGGGCCTCACCGAGGCCGAAGCCAAGGCCAAGGGCTACGACATCCGGGTGGGAAAATTCCCGTTCTCGGCCTCGGGCAAAGCGGCCGCCGCCGGCGTCAAGGATGGCTTCGTGAAAGTGATTTTCGACAAGAAATACGGCGAGTGGCTGGGCGCCCACATGATTGGCGCCAACGTAACCGAGATGATTGCCGAGGTAGTGGTAGCGCGCAAGCTCGAAACCACCGGCCACGAAATTATCAAGGCAGTGCACCCCCACCCCACCATGAGTGAGGCCATTATGGAGGCTACGGCCGCCGCCTACGATGAGGTGATTCACCTGTAG
- a CDS encoding YfcC family protein codes for MKSFRFPHPLVLLTLFIMLAAALSYVLPAGQFDRRPNAATGREVVVPGSYQRLPATPVGPLGVALAVPKGLLEAGAVVFLIFLAGGAFTVVDQTGALRYGVDWLLRHAQGREVLLIPLVCLLFATMGALENMGEEIIALVPVLLVLMRRLGYPVLTAVAASLGAAVVGAAFSPINPFQVGIAQKLAQLPLLSAAGYRLAFLALALLIWIMGTVRYATRYRTAPNTTAHDEPAATAGAGRHGLVLLLLLIAFSLFAYGVVSLGWDFDQMSALFFVLGVGAGLLGGLGFTGTAEGFVTGFRDIAFSAILIGFARAIFVVLEQGHIVDTIVQGLATPLAHLPVALAALGMMGVQTALHLPVPSVSGQAVLTMPLLVPLSDLIGLPRQVTVLAYQYGAGMTDLLTPTNGALMAMLAACGVRYDQWLRFAGPLYILLLALGAASVLLGIWLNIA; via the coding sequence ATGAAATCGTTTCGCTTTCCGCACCCGCTGGTGCTGCTTACCCTGTTTATAATGCTGGCCGCCGCCCTGAGCTACGTGCTGCCCGCTGGCCAGTTCGACCGCCGTCCCAATGCCGCTACCGGCCGTGAAGTAGTCGTTCCGGGCTCTTACCAGCGGCTGCCGGCCACGCCCGTGGGGCCGTTGGGGGTGGCGCTGGCCGTCCCCAAAGGCTTGCTGGAAGCCGGCGCAGTAGTCTTCCTGATTTTTCTAGCCGGCGGGGCCTTCACGGTAGTAGACCAGACCGGCGCGCTGCGCTACGGTGTCGATTGGCTGCTGCGGCACGCCCAGGGGCGCGAGGTGCTGCTTATTCCGCTTGTTTGCCTGCTGTTTGCCACCATGGGCGCCCTGGAGAACATGGGCGAAGAGATTATTGCCCTCGTGCCGGTGCTGCTGGTCCTGATGCGCCGGCTCGGCTACCCGGTGCTCACGGCCGTAGCGGCCAGCCTGGGGGCCGCCGTGGTGGGGGCCGCCTTCAGCCCCATTAATCCCTTCCAGGTTGGCATCGCCCAGAAGCTGGCCCAGCTGCCGCTGTTGTCGGCCGCCGGCTACCGGCTGGCATTTCTGGCCCTGGCCCTGCTCATCTGGATAATGGGCACCGTGCGCTACGCCACCCGCTACCGCACCGCCCCCAACACCACCGCCCACGACGAGCCAGCCGCTACTGCCGGGGCCGGGCGGCACGGGCTGGTACTGCTGCTGCTGCTTATCGCCTTCAGCCTCTTTGCCTACGGTGTCGTGAGCCTGGGCTGGGATTTTGACCAGATGTCGGCCTTGTTTTTTGTGCTGGGCGTGGGAGCCGGGCTCTTGGGCGGCCTGGGCTTTACGGGCACTGCGGAAGGCTTTGTAACGGGCTTCCGCGACATTGCCTTCTCGGCTATTCTGATTGGGTTTGCGCGGGCTATCTTTGTGGTGCTGGAGCAGGGGCACATCGTCGATACCATTGTGCAGGGCCTGGCAACGCCGCTGGCTCACCTGCCGGTAGCCCTGGCCGCCCTGGGCATGATGGGCGTGCAAACGGCCCTGCACCTGCCCGTACCCAGCGTAAGCGGCCAGGCCGTGCTCACGATGCCGCTGCTGGTACCCCTCTCCGACCTCATTGGCCTGCCCCGGCAGGTAACGGTGCTGGCTTACCAATATGGCGCAGGCATGACCGACCTCCTCACGCCTACCAACGGAGCGCTCATGGCAATGCTGGCAGCCTGCGGCGTACGCTACGACCAGTGGCTGCGCTTTGCCGGGCCACTCTATATCTTGCTGCTGGCGCTGGGAGCCGCCAGTGTACTGCTAGGCATCTGGCTGAACATTGCTTAA
- a CDS encoding YfiT family bacillithiol transferase, which yields MSELDPLRYPIGRPRLPAAPLTPAERTHYLQQLAELPAQLTAAAHHAGGERLQLPYRPGGWTGRQVIHHVADSHLNAYCRFRLALTEENPTIRPYDEQAWAELPDVAATPITVSLALLENLHSRWVTLLHHLDEAQWQRTFYHPGNQKTATLDQTLALYAWHGRHHLAHLSLLG from the coding sequence ATGTCCGAACTCGACCCGCTACGCTACCCCATCGGCCGGCCCCGGCTGCCAGCCGCGCCGCTTACCCCGGCTGAGCGCACGCACTACCTTCAGCAGCTGGCCGAATTACCGGCCCAGCTTACGGCGGCGGCCCACCACGCGGGGGGCGAGCGCCTGCAGCTGCCCTACCGCCCCGGCGGCTGGACCGGCCGGCAGGTTATCCACCACGTTGCCGACTCGCACCTGAACGCCTACTGCCGGTTCCGACTGGCGCTTACGGAAGAAAACCCTACTATTCGCCCCTATGATGAGCAGGCCTGGGCCGAGCTGCCCGACGTAGCCGCCACGCCCATCACCGTATCGCTGGCCCTGCTCGAAAACCTGCACAGCCGCTGGGTAACCCTGTTGCACCACCTCGATGAGGCGCAGTGGCAACGCACCTTCTACCACCCCGGCAATCAAAAGACGGCTACCCTCGACCAGACCCTGGCGCTGTACGCCTGGCACGGCCGGCACCACCTGGCCCACCTTTCTTTACTTGGGTAA
- a CDS encoding tetratricopeptide repeat protein, producing the protein MKSFSTAYLPATLALLTLATSCATSTEADRPNSGSAVVTRSAPTTAAATTPPATDPTKLPMPDPAATAATTPAVPVETLDAPSPEAAMATADPNALSAAAASAERAAERKLSVADYRYQLARANLVLKTKPKDSRALLERAKAYSNLKNYKEAKPDYAAALRTMRGNPDLYYNKAVNELMLKEYKAAANDFSGAVKLRPDDKEAFFGRGVAKMQMYQYKAAVSDFTRAIALDSLYADAIEYRGISYASYDRMAEARKDLEKAAKLNPEAEKSLRRYGKGSSMVRK; encoded by the coding sequence ATGAAGTCGTTTTCTACTGCTTACCTGCCCGCTACGCTGGCCTTACTTACCCTGGCTACCAGCTGCGCAACCTCTACCGAGGCCGACCGCCCTAACTCGGGCTCGGCCGTGGTGACGCGCAGCGCGCCCACTACGGCCGCCGCCACAACCCCGCCCGCTACCGACCCTACCAAGCTGCCTATGCCCGACCCGGCCGCCACGGCAGCTACGACCCCGGCAGTGCCGGTTGAAACCCTTGATGCGCCTTCGCCCGAAGCAGCTATGGCTACCGCCGACCCCAATGCGCTGTCGGCCGCTGCGGCCTCGGCCGAGCGCGCTGCCGAGCGTAAGCTGAGTGTGGCCGACTACCGCTACCAGCTGGCGCGGGCCAACCTCGTGCTCAAAACCAAGCCCAAGGATAGCCGTGCCCTGCTGGAGCGCGCCAAAGCCTATTCCAACCTCAAAAACTACAAGGAGGCCAAGCCCGACTATGCAGCGGCCCTGCGCACCATGCGCGGCAACCCTGACCTGTACTACAACAAGGCCGTAAACGAGCTGATGCTGAAGGAGTACAAGGCGGCGGCCAACGATTTTAGCGGGGCCGTGAAGCTACGGCCCGACGACAAAGAAGCTTTCTTTGGCCGTGGAGTAGCCAAAATGCAGATGTATCAATACAAGGCGGCCGTGTCGGACTTTACCCGCGCTATTGCCCTCGACTCGCTTTATGCCGATGCCATTGAATACCGCGGCATCAGCTACGCTAGCTACGACCGCATGGCGGAAGCCCGCAAAGACCTGGAGAAAGCTGCCAAGCTAAACCCAGAAGCCGAAAAAAGCCTGCGCCGCTACGGCAAAGGCAGCAGCATGGTGAGGAAGTAA